A region of Drosophila suzukii chromosome 2L, CBGP_Dsuzu_IsoJpt1.0, whole genome shotgun sequence DNA encodes the following proteins:
- the Utx gene encoding histone demethylase UTY isoform X3, translating into MGQLSFEDDCLIRELDSRYYGFLDLSNSKNVEIRNLVQQTVTNLQNYIANGQLPDMKNTHDNKNAIQKYDPSNPADQHMENASSQNNEDSKLLDKQISEKGAVGDEKAQDEQYINALCKLGHLHLLLGEYSEALSAYQKYLRFRENNYWTNHAFIYGIGVAYFKLRCFKWAIKSFQELLYLSPNFTCANEVHLRLGLMLKHCGEFHIALKHLQLALLYTYPSTFSELQVKFQIAHLYEVQNKHKAAKDGYEFLLNEKNISLELKADVYRQLGWMYHCVECLGEKKEREANALNFLQKSIEADPKSGQSLYLLGRCYAGINKVHDAFLAYRNSVEKSEGNADTWCSIGVLYQQQNQPTDALQAYICAVQLDKDHKAAWTNLGILYESCGQLRDAYACYLNATKQISFQSSLFRRKQAIRMKKDTIGLSKGLSQRITFLEGQLSQAPLPSITSKRRQLCSIEEAWNLPISLEMNSRQQQTAQMLPRQITKQSPIQGPPPPYPHSQLSQSPIPAKRIKDDGAGQPELMQNNIQASSQLHQNLINISDSLNQRNFNAMPESNKNSEQSVVDTFDDISNDIYKQNETIKLERLSHDALSNNEDSKHNEYNNGGVTDDLSTTFKIQMDSKQLMAAVKLLPIDEPPVHCTILQVNAPPPSPPDCPPQKLTRDQLLPPTPSVHLENKKNAFSPQLQEFCLKHPIAVVRGLAGALKLDLGLFSTKTLVEANPDHSVEVRTQVHQSPDENWDTSQGKRVWACISHRSHTTIAKYAQYQASSFQDSLKLILPQDESDKGFPGSQAMSDSDSKDSVSNSNIVLKRKKHKINSKMLRFGTNVDLSDEKKWKPQLTELQKLPAFARVISAANMLSHVGHVILGMNTVQLYMKVPGSRTPGHQENNNFCSININIGPGDCEWFAVPDAYWGGVHNLCEKNNISYLHGSWWPVLEDLYKENIPVYRFIQKPGDLVWVNAGCVHWVQSVGWCNNIAWNVGPLTGRQYSLAIERYEWNKVQAFKSIVPMVHLSWNLARNIKVSDTKLFELIKMCLLQTLKNVLHIQEYVRSKGVEIRFNGRGKNEASHYCGQCEVEVFNVLFVKEQEKRHVVHCLSCALKLSPSLQGIVCLEEYRLSELQRVYDSFTLHRTQGLAYTQ; encoded by the exons TCGATACTATGGCTTTCTGGACTTGTCCAACTCAAAAAATGTGGAAATAAGGAATCTGGTTCAACAGACTGTAACGAACTTGCAAAACTACATTGCTAATGGCCAATTGCCTGATATGAAGAACACCCATGACAATAAAAATGCTATACAAAAGTATGACCCTTCAAACCCAGCGGATCAACATATGGAAAACGCATCGTCACAAAATAATGAAGACAGCAAGCTTCTCGATAAGCAAATTAGTGAAAAAGGTGCCGTTGGAGATGAAAAAGCCCAGGATGAACAATATATTAATGCTCTTTGTAAGCTTGGTCACCTGCATCTACTTCTTGGCGAATACTCGGAAG CCTTATCTGCGTACCAGAAGTATTTACGATTCCGAGAAAATAATTACTGGACAAACCATGCATTTATTTATGGAATAGGAGTCGCTTATTTTAAACTTAGGTGCTTTAAGTG GGCCATCAAATCGTTTCAGGAGCTTTTATACCTAAGTCCCAACTTTACATGTGCAAATGAGGTTCATTTGCGTTTAGGTCTTATGCTAAAACATTGCGGGGAGTTTCACATCGCCCTGAAACATTTGCAACTGGCGCTGCTTTATACATATCCCTCGACCTTTTCAGAACTTCAGG TAAAATTTCAAATCGCGCATTTGTATGAAGTTCAAAACAAACACAAGGCGGCAAAGGATGGCTACGAATTTCTGCTAAATgagaaaaatatttcattggAACTTAAAGCAGATGTTTATCGACAATTAG gATGGATGTACCATTGCGTAGAATGCCTAGGCGAAAAAAAGGAACGTGAAGCAAACGCATTGAATTTTCTTCAAAAATCAATTGAAGCCGACCCAAAGAGTGGACAATCATTATATTTACTGGGAAGGTGTTATGCGGGTATCAATAAGGTCCACGATGCTTTCCTAGCATATCGCAATTCGGTGGAAAAGAGTGAGGGAAATGCAGATACCTGGTGTTCGATCGG CGTTTTATATCAGCAACAAAATCAACCGACGGATGCCCTTCAAGCTTACATATGCGCTGTGCAATTGGATAAAGACCATAAAGCCGCGTGGACCAACCTGGGTATACTTTATGAGAGCTGTGGTCAATTACGAGATGCCTATGCTTGCTATTTAAATGCAACCAAACAAATATCATTCCAG TCTTCATTATTTCGAAGAAAACAAGCAATACGCATGAAAAAGGACACCATTGGACTGTCGAAAGGACTGTCGCAGAGAATTACGTTTTTAGAGGGCCAACTTAGTCAAGCACCATTGCCAAGTATTACATCGAAGCGCCGCCAGCTGTGTTCAATTGAAGAAGCTTGGAACCTGCCAATATCCTTAGAAATGAACTctcgccaacaacaaacagcGCAGATGCTACCAAGACAGATTACAAAGCAAAGTCCAATACAG GGGCCACCTCCACCCTATCCGCACAGCCAACTCAGCCAAAGTCCCATACCTGCGAAACGTATTAAGGATGATGGAGCAGGCCAGCCAGAATTAATGCAAAACAACATTCAGGCATCATCGCAATTGCATCAAAATCTAATAA ACATTTCAGACTCATTAAACCAGCGCAATTTCAACGCCATGCCGGAAAGCAACAAGAATTCGGAGCAAAGTGTTGTGGACACTTTCGATGACATCTCGAATgatatttataaacaaaatgaGACTATTAAACTGGAGCGTTTAAGCCACGATGCCTTGAGTAACAATGAGGACTCAAAGCACAATGAATATAATAATGGTGGTGTCACCGACGATTTGTCGACCACGTTCAAAATACAAATGGACTCAAAACAGTTGATGGCAGCCGTGAAGCTGCTGCCCATCGATGAACCGCCCGTGCACTGCACTATTTTGCAAGTGAACGCGCCCCCGCCATCTCCGCCCGACTGCCCACCGCAGAAACTCACGAGGGATCAACTCCTGCCCCCCACTCCCTCGGTTCATTTAGAAAATAAGAAGAACGCGTTCAGCCCCCAGCTGCAGGAGTTTTGCCTGAAGCATCCGATCGCCGTTGTACGCGGCTTGGCTGGCGCTCTCAAGCTAGATCTCGGTCTCTTTTCGACCAAAACGCTGGTGGAAGCCAATCCGGATCACAGTGTTGAGGTTCGGACACAGGTTCATCAGTCGCCCGATGAAAATTGGGACACGTCGCAGGGCAAGCGAGTCTGGGCCTGCATTTCCCATCGGTCTCACACAACAATTGCCAAATATGCCCAATATCAGGCATCCAGCTTTCAAGACAGCCTGAAG CTTATTTTACCGCAGGATGAAAGCGATAAGGGTTTCCCGGGCTCACAGGCAATGTCGGACTCGGACTCAAAGGACTCGGTGTCCAATtcgaatattgttttaaagcgtaaaaaacacaaaataaataGTAAAATGTTAAG ATTCGGAACCAACGTTGATCTCTCGGATGAGAAGAAGTGGAAGCCACAACTAACAGAGCTACAAAAACTGCCTGCTTTTGCACGAGTTATATCCGCTGCCAATATGCTCTCCCACGTGGGTCACGTCATTTTGGGCATGAACACCGTTCAGCTGTATATGAAAGTCCCGGGAAGCAGGACGCCTGGCCACCAGGAGAACAACAACTTCTGCTCAATTAACATCAATATCGGTCCCGGGGACTGTGAATGGTTTGCCGTGCCGGATGCCTACTGGGGCGGAGTTCACAACCTGTGCGAGAAGAACAACATCAGCTATCTGCACGGTTCGTGGTGGCCCGTCCTGGAGGATCTGTACAAGGAGAATATTCCAGTCTACAGATTTATACAAAAACCCGGAGACTTGGTGTGGGTCAATGCTGG cTGCGTTCATTGGGTTCAGTCGGTGGGATGGTGCAACAATATTGCGTGGAATGTTGGTCCCTTAACTGGCCGTCAGTACTCGCTGGCCATCGAGCGATATGAGTGGAACAAAGTGCAAGCCTTCAAAAGCATTGTTCCCATGGTTCATTTAAGCTGGAACCTGGCAAGAAACATTAAAGTCTCCGATACCAAACTTTTCGAACTGATCAA AATGTGCTTATTGCAAACGCTTAAAAACGTTCTGCACATACAAGAGTATGTTAGATCGAAAGGTGTGGAAATACGTTTTAATGGACGCGGGAAGAACGAAGCTTCCCATTATTGCGGACAATGCGAG GTTGAGGTTTTCAATGTTCTGTTTGTAAAGGAGCAGGAAAAGCGACACGTTGTTCACTGCCTATCGTGCGCCCTGAAACTGTCCCCATCGCTCCAGGGCATCGTTTGTCTCGAGGAGTATCGTCTGTCTGAGCTGCAGCGCGTGTACGACTCGTTCACTTTACACAGAACCCAAGGACTAGCATACACTCAGTAG
- the Utx gene encoding histone demethylase UTY isoform X1, translating into MGQLSFEDDCLIRELDSRYYGFLDLSNSKNVEIRNLVQQTVTNLQNYIANGQLPDMKNTHDNKNAIQKYDPSNPADQHMENASSQNNEDSKLLDKQISEKGAVGDEKAQDEQYINALCKLGHLHLLLGEYSEALSAYQKYLRFRENNYWTNHAFIYGIGVAYFKLRCFKWAIKSFQELLYLSPNFTCANEVHLRLGLMLKHCGEFHIALKHLQLALLYTYPSTFSELQVKFQIAHLYEVQNKHKAAKDGYEFLLNEKNISLELKADVYRQLGWMYHCVECLGEKKEREANALNFLQKSIEADPKSGQSLYLLGRCYAGINKVHDAFLAYRNSVEKSEGNADTWCSIGVLYQQQNQPTDALQAYICAVQLDKDHKAAWTNLGILYESCGQLRDAYACYLNATKQISFQKSSLFRRKQAIRMKKDTIGLSKGLSQRITFLEGQLSQAPLPSITSKRRQLCSIEEAWNLPISLEMNSRQQQTAQMLPRQITKQSPIQGPPPPYPHSQLSQSPIPAKRIKDDGAGQPELMQNNIQASSQLHQNLINISDSLNQRNFNAMPESNKNSEQSVVDTFDDISNDIYKQNETIKLERLSHDALSNNEDSKHNEYNNGGVTDDLSTTFKIQMDSKQLMAAVKLLPIDEPPVHCTILQVNAPPPSPPDCPPQKLTRDQLLPPTPSVHLENKKNAFSPQLQEFCLKHPIAVVRGLAGALKLDLGLFSTKTLVEANPDHSVEVRTQVHQSPDENWDTSQGKRVWACISHRSHTTIAKYAQYQASSFQDSLKLILPQDESDKGFPGSQAMSDSDSKDSVSNSNIVLKRKKHKINSKMLRFGTNVDLSDEKKWKPQLTELQKLPAFARVISAANMLSHVGHVILGMNTVQLYMKVPGSRTPGHQENNNFCSININIGPGDCEWFAVPDAYWGGVHNLCEKNNISYLHGSWWPVLEDLYKENIPVYRFIQKPGDLVWVNAGCVHWVQSVGWCNNIAWNVGPLTGRQYSLAIERYEWNKVQAFKSIVPMVHLSWNLARNIKVSDTKLFELIKMCLLQTLKNVLHIQEYVRSKGVEIRFNGRGKNEASHYCGQCEVEVFNVLFVKEQEKRHVVHCLSCALKLSPSLQGIVCLEEYRLSELQRVYDSFTLHRTQGLAYTQ; encoded by the exons TCGATACTATGGCTTTCTGGACTTGTCCAACTCAAAAAATGTGGAAATAAGGAATCTGGTTCAACAGACTGTAACGAACTTGCAAAACTACATTGCTAATGGCCAATTGCCTGATATGAAGAACACCCATGACAATAAAAATGCTATACAAAAGTATGACCCTTCAAACCCAGCGGATCAACATATGGAAAACGCATCGTCACAAAATAATGAAGACAGCAAGCTTCTCGATAAGCAAATTAGTGAAAAAGGTGCCGTTGGAGATGAAAAAGCCCAGGATGAACAATATATTAATGCTCTTTGTAAGCTTGGTCACCTGCATCTACTTCTTGGCGAATACTCGGAAG CCTTATCTGCGTACCAGAAGTATTTACGATTCCGAGAAAATAATTACTGGACAAACCATGCATTTATTTATGGAATAGGAGTCGCTTATTTTAAACTTAGGTGCTTTAAGTG GGCCATCAAATCGTTTCAGGAGCTTTTATACCTAAGTCCCAACTTTACATGTGCAAATGAGGTTCATTTGCGTTTAGGTCTTATGCTAAAACATTGCGGGGAGTTTCACATCGCCCTGAAACATTTGCAACTGGCGCTGCTTTATACATATCCCTCGACCTTTTCAGAACTTCAGG TAAAATTTCAAATCGCGCATTTGTATGAAGTTCAAAACAAACACAAGGCGGCAAAGGATGGCTACGAATTTCTGCTAAATgagaaaaatatttcattggAACTTAAAGCAGATGTTTATCGACAATTAG gATGGATGTACCATTGCGTAGAATGCCTAGGCGAAAAAAAGGAACGTGAAGCAAACGCATTGAATTTTCTTCAAAAATCAATTGAAGCCGACCCAAAGAGTGGACAATCATTATATTTACTGGGAAGGTGTTATGCGGGTATCAATAAGGTCCACGATGCTTTCCTAGCATATCGCAATTCGGTGGAAAAGAGTGAGGGAAATGCAGATACCTGGTGTTCGATCGG CGTTTTATATCAGCAACAAAATCAACCGACGGATGCCCTTCAAGCTTACATATGCGCTGTGCAATTGGATAAAGACCATAAAGCCGCGTGGACCAACCTGGGTATACTTTATGAGAGCTGTGGTCAATTACGAGATGCCTATGCTTGCTATTTAAATGCAACCAAACAAATATCATTCCAG AAGTCTTCATTATTTCGAAGAAAACAAGCAATACGCATGAAAAAGGACACCATTGGACTGTCGAAAGGACTGTCGCAGAGAATTACGTTTTTAGAGGGCCAACTTAGTCAAGCACCATTGCCAAGTATTACATCGAAGCGCCGCCAGCTGTGTTCAATTGAAGAAGCTTGGAACCTGCCAATATCCTTAGAAATGAACTctcgccaacaacaaacagcGCAGATGCTACCAAGACAGATTACAAAGCAAAGTCCAATACAG GGGCCACCTCCACCCTATCCGCACAGCCAACTCAGCCAAAGTCCCATACCTGCGAAACGTATTAAGGATGATGGAGCAGGCCAGCCAGAATTAATGCAAAACAACATTCAGGCATCATCGCAATTGCATCAAAATCTAATAA ACATTTCAGACTCATTAAACCAGCGCAATTTCAACGCCATGCCGGAAAGCAACAAGAATTCGGAGCAAAGTGTTGTGGACACTTTCGATGACATCTCGAATgatatttataaacaaaatgaGACTATTAAACTGGAGCGTTTAAGCCACGATGCCTTGAGTAACAATGAGGACTCAAAGCACAATGAATATAATAATGGTGGTGTCACCGACGATTTGTCGACCACGTTCAAAATACAAATGGACTCAAAACAGTTGATGGCAGCCGTGAAGCTGCTGCCCATCGATGAACCGCCCGTGCACTGCACTATTTTGCAAGTGAACGCGCCCCCGCCATCTCCGCCCGACTGCCCACCGCAGAAACTCACGAGGGATCAACTCCTGCCCCCCACTCCCTCGGTTCATTTAGAAAATAAGAAGAACGCGTTCAGCCCCCAGCTGCAGGAGTTTTGCCTGAAGCATCCGATCGCCGTTGTACGCGGCTTGGCTGGCGCTCTCAAGCTAGATCTCGGTCTCTTTTCGACCAAAACGCTGGTGGAAGCCAATCCGGATCACAGTGTTGAGGTTCGGACACAGGTTCATCAGTCGCCCGATGAAAATTGGGACACGTCGCAGGGCAAGCGAGTCTGGGCCTGCATTTCCCATCGGTCTCACACAACAATTGCCAAATATGCCCAATATCAGGCATCCAGCTTTCAAGACAGCCTGAAG CTTATTTTACCGCAGGATGAAAGCGATAAGGGTTTCCCGGGCTCACAGGCAATGTCGGACTCGGACTCAAAGGACTCGGTGTCCAATtcgaatattgttttaaagcgtaaaaaacacaaaataaataGTAAAATGTTAAG ATTCGGAACCAACGTTGATCTCTCGGATGAGAAGAAGTGGAAGCCACAACTAACAGAGCTACAAAAACTGCCTGCTTTTGCACGAGTTATATCCGCTGCCAATATGCTCTCCCACGTGGGTCACGTCATTTTGGGCATGAACACCGTTCAGCTGTATATGAAAGTCCCGGGAAGCAGGACGCCTGGCCACCAGGAGAACAACAACTTCTGCTCAATTAACATCAATATCGGTCCCGGGGACTGTGAATGGTTTGCCGTGCCGGATGCCTACTGGGGCGGAGTTCACAACCTGTGCGAGAAGAACAACATCAGCTATCTGCACGGTTCGTGGTGGCCCGTCCTGGAGGATCTGTACAAGGAGAATATTCCAGTCTACAGATTTATACAAAAACCCGGAGACTTGGTGTGGGTCAATGCTGG cTGCGTTCATTGGGTTCAGTCGGTGGGATGGTGCAACAATATTGCGTGGAATGTTGGTCCCTTAACTGGCCGTCAGTACTCGCTGGCCATCGAGCGATATGAGTGGAACAAAGTGCAAGCCTTCAAAAGCATTGTTCCCATGGTTCATTTAAGCTGGAACCTGGCAAGAAACATTAAAGTCTCCGATACCAAACTTTTCGAACTGATCAA AATGTGCTTATTGCAAACGCTTAAAAACGTTCTGCACATACAAGAGTATGTTAGATCGAAAGGTGTGGAAATACGTTTTAATGGACGCGGGAAGAACGAAGCTTCCCATTATTGCGGACAATGCGAG GTTGAGGTTTTCAATGTTCTGTTTGTAAAGGAGCAGGAAAAGCGACACGTTGTTCACTGCCTATCGTGCGCCCTGAAACTGTCCCCATCGCTCCAGGGCATCGTTTGTCTCGAGGAGTATCGTCTGTCTGAGCTGCAGCGCGTGTACGACTCGTTCACTTTACACAGAACCCAAGGACTAGCATACACTCAGTAG
- the Utx gene encoding histone demethylase UTY isoform X6, with translation MLKHCGEFHIALKHLQLALLYTYPSTFSELQVKFQIAHLYEVQNKHKAAKDGYEFLLNEKNISLELKADVYRQLGWMYHCVECLGEKKEREANALNFLQKSIEADPKSGQSLYLLGRCYAGINKVHDAFLAYRNSVEKSEGNADTWCSIGVLYQQQNQPTDALQAYICAVQLDKDHKAAWTNLGILYESCGQLRDAYACYLNATKQISFQKSSLFRRKQAIRMKKDTIGLSKGLSQRITFLEGQLSQAPLPSITSKRRQLCSIEEAWNLPISLEMNSRQQQTAQMLPRQITKQSPIQGPPPPYPHSQLSQSPIPAKRIKDDGAGQPELMQNNIQASSQLHQNLINISDSLNQRNFNAMPESNKNSEQSVVDTFDDISNDIYKQNETIKLERLSHDALSNNEDSKHNEYNNGGVTDDLSTTFKIQMDSKQLMAAVKLLPIDEPPVHCTILQVNAPPPSPPDCPPQKLTRDQLLPPTPSVHLENKKNAFSPQLQEFCLKHPIAVVRGLAGALKLDLGLFSTKTLVEANPDHSVEVRTQVHQSPDENWDTSQGKRVWACISHRSHTTIAKYAQYQASSFQDSLKLILPQDESDKGFPGSQAMSDSDSKDSVSNSNIVLKRKKHKINSKMLRFGTNVDLSDEKKWKPQLTELQKLPAFARVISAANMLSHVGHVILGMNTVQLYMKVPGSRTPGHQENNNFCSININIGPGDCEWFAVPDAYWGGVHNLCEKNNISYLHGSWWPVLEDLYKENIPVYRFIQKPGDLVWVNAGCVHWVQSVGWCNNIAWNVGPLTGRQYSLAIERYEWNKVQAFKSIVPMVHLSWNLARNIKVSDTKLFELIKMCLLQTLKNVLHIQEYVRSKGVEIRFNGRGKNEASHYCGQCEVEVFNVLFVKEQEKRHVVHCLSCALKLSPSLQGIVCLEEYRLSELQRVYDSFTLHRTQGLAYTQ, from the exons ATGCTAAAACATTGCGGGGAGTTTCACATCGCCCTGAAACATTTGCAACTGGCGCTGCTTTATACATATCCCTCGACCTTTTCAGAACTTCAGG TAAAATTTCAAATCGCGCATTTGTATGAAGTTCAAAACAAACACAAGGCGGCAAAGGATGGCTACGAATTTCTGCTAAATgagaaaaatatttcattggAACTTAAAGCAGATGTTTATCGACAATTAG gATGGATGTACCATTGCGTAGAATGCCTAGGCGAAAAAAAGGAACGTGAAGCAAACGCATTGAATTTTCTTCAAAAATCAATTGAAGCCGACCCAAAGAGTGGACAATCATTATATTTACTGGGAAGGTGTTATGCGGGTATCAATAAGGTCCACGATGCTTTCCTAGCATATCGCAATTCGGTGGAAAAGAGTGAGGGAAATGCAGATACCTGGTGTTCGATCGG CGTTTTATATCAGCAACAAAATCAACCGACGGATGCCCTTCAAGCTTACATATGCGCTGTGCAATTGGATAAAGACCATAAAGCCGCGTGGACCAACCTGGGTATACTTTATGAGAGCTGTGGTCAATTACGAGATGCCTATGCTTGCTATTTAAATGCAACCAAACAAATATCATTCCAG AAGTCTTCATTATTTCGAAGAAAACAAGCAATACGCATGAAAAAGGACACCATTGGACTGTCGAAAGGACTGTCGCAGAGAATTACGTTTTTAGAGGGCCAACTTAGTCAAGCACCATTGCCAAGTATTACATCGAAGCGCCGCCAGCTGTGTTCAATTGAAGAAGCTTGGAACCTGCCAATATCCTTAGAAATGAACTctcgccaacaacaaacagcGCAGATGCTACCAAGACAGATTACAAAGCAAAGTCCAATACAG GGGCCACCTCCACCCTATCCGCACAGCCAACTCAGCCAAAGTCCCATACCTGCGAAACGTATTAAGGATGATGGAGCAGGCCAGCCAGAATTAATGCAAAACAACATTCAGGCATCATCGCAATTGCATCAAAATCTAATAA ACATTTCAGACTCATTAAACCAGCGCAATTTCAACGCCATGCCGGAAAGCAACAAGAATTCGGAGCAAAGTGTTGTGGACACTTTCGATGACATCTCGAATgatatttataaacaaaatgaGACTATTAAACTGGAGCGTTTAAGCCACGATGCCTTGAGTAACAATGAGGACTCAAAGCACAATGAATATAATAATGGTGGTGTCACCGACGATTTGTCGACCACGTTCAAAATACAAATGGACTCAAAACAGTTGATGGCAGCCGTGAAGCTGCTGCCCATCGATGAACCGCCCGTGCACTGCACTATTTTGCAAGTGAACGCGCCCCCGCCATCTCCGCCCGACTGCCCACCGCAGAAACTCACGAGGGATCAACTCCTGCCCCCCACTCCCTCGGTTCATTTAGAAAATAAGAAGAACGCGTTCAGCCCCCAGCTGCAGGAGTTTTGCCTGAAGCATCCGATCGCCGTTGTACGCGGCTTGGCTGGCGCTCTCAAGCTAGATCTCGGTCTCTTTTCGACCAAAACGCTGGTGGAAGCCAATCCGGATCACAGTGTTGAGGTTCGGACACAGGTTCATCAGTCGCCCGATGAAAATTGGGACACGTCGCAGGGCAAGCGAGTCTGGGCCTGCATTTCCCATCGGTCTCACACAACAATTGCCAAATATGCCCAATATCAGGCATCCAGCTTTCAAGACAGCCTGAAG CTTATTTTACCGCAGGATGAAAGCGATAAGGGTTTCCCGGGCTCACAGGCAATGTCGGACTCGGACTCAAAGGACTCGGTGTCCAATtcgaatattgttttaaagcgtaaaaaacacaaaataaataGTAAAATGTTAAG ATTCGGAACCAACGTTGATCTCTCGGATGAGAAGAAGTGGAAGCCACAACTAACAGAGCTACAAAAACTGCCTGCTTTTGCACGAGTTATATCCGCTGCCAATATGCTCTCCCACGTGGGTCACGTCATTTTGGGCATGAACACCGTTCAGCTGTATATGAAAGTCCCGGGAAGCAGGACGCCTGGCCACCAGGAGAACAACAACTTCTGCTCAATTAACATCAATATCGGTCCCGGGGACTGTGAATGGTTTGCCGTGCCGGATGCCTACTGGGGCGGAGTTCACAACCTGTGCGAGAAGAACAACATCAGCTATCTGCACGGTTCGTGGTGGCCCGTCCTGGAGGATCTGTACAAGGAGAATATTCCAGTCTACAGATTTATACAAAAACCCGGAGACTTGGTGTGGGTCAATGCTGG cTGCGTTCATTGGGTTCAGTCGGTGGGATGGTGCAACAATATTGCGTGGAATGTTGGTCCCTTAACTGGCCGTCAGTACTCGCTGGCCATCGAGCGATATGAGTGGAACAAAGTGCAAGCCTTCAAAAGCATTGTTCCCATGGTTCATTTAAGCTGGAACCTGGCAAGAAACATTAAAGTCTCCGATACCAAACTTTTCGAACTGATCAA AATGTGCTTATTGCAAACGCTTAAAAACGTTCTGCACATACAAGAGTATGTTAGATCGAAAGGTGTGGAAATACGTTTTAATGGACGCGGGAAGAACGAAGCTTCCCATTATTGCGGACAATGCGAG GTTGAGGTTTTCAATGTTCTGTTTGTAAAGGAGCAGGAAAAGCGACACGTTGTTCACTGCCTATCGTGCGCCCTGAAACTGTCCCCATCGCTCCAGGGCATCGTTTGTCTCGAGGAGTATCGTCTGTCTGAGCTGCAGCGCGTGTACGACTCGTTCACTTTACACAGAACCCAAGGACTAGCATACACTCAGTAG